From Candidatus Nitricoxidivorans perseverans, the proteins below share one genomic window:
- a CDS encoding phosphotransferase gives MRQAKIDSWIAGLQPGRRFTLAPASADASFRSYLRATFEDGKTCIVMDAPPDHEDVRPWLHVQRLFREAGVHVPEVLAQDVERGFLLLEDLGSTTWLSDLTDANADGHYRAASDALVNIQLSSRPGELPDYDRTLLKRELDLFPDWYAEKHLGIALSGEKRSQLEAVFEKILAVNLAEPQVYVHRDYHSRNLMVASPNPGIIDFQDAVFGPITYDLASLFKDAYVEWPEERTLDWLARYWEKAKKAGLPVRADFGEFHRDYEWMGVQRHVKVLGIFARLRHRDGKDAYLKDMPLVAKYLRTACARYRDLAPLLRLLDELENRQAQVGYTF, from the coding sequence ATGAGACAGGCGAAAATCGATTCCTGGATCGCCGGACTACAGCCCGGCAGGCGATTCACCCTCGCCCCGGCTTCCGCCGACGCCAGTTTCCGCAGCTACCTCCGTGCGACCTTCGAGGATGGCAAAACATGCATCGTCATGGACGCGCCGCCCGACCACGAGGACGTGCGCCCCTGGCTGCATGTCCAGCGGCTGTTCCGCGAGGCGGGCGTCCATGTCCCCGAAGTGCTCGCGCAGGATGTCGAACGGGGCTTCCTGCTGCTCGAAGACCTCGGCTCGACCACCTGGCTTTCCGACCTCACCGACGCCAACGCCGACGGCCATTACCGCGCAGCGAGCGACGCGCTGGTGAATATCCAGCTGTCCAGCCGCCCCGGCGAGCTGCCCGACTACGACCGCACGCTGCTCAAGCGGGAGCTCGACCTCTTTCCCGACTGGTATGCGGAAAAGCATCTCGGCATCGCGCTCTCCGGCGAAAAGCGGTCGCAGCTCGAAGCGGTGTTCGAGAAAATCCTCGCCGTCAATCTCGCCGAGCCGCAGGTCTATGTCCACCGCGACTACCATTCGCGCAACCTGATGGTAGCGTCACCCAACCCCGGCATCATCGACTTCCAGGACGCCGTCTTCGGCCCCATCACCTACGACCTCGCCTCGCTCTTCAAGGACGCCTACGTCGAATGGCCCGAGGAGCGCACCCTCGACTGGCTGGCCCGCTATTGGGAGAAGGCGAAAAAGGCCGGCCTGCCGGTGCGCGCCGACTTCGGCGAATTCCACCGCGACTACGAATGGATGGGCGTGCAAAGACATGTAAAAGTCCTCGGCATCTTCGCGCGCCTCAGGCATCGTGACGGCAAGGACGCCTATCTCAAGGACATGCCGCTGGTGGCGAAATACCTGCGCACGGCCTGCGCGCGCTACCGCGACCTCGCGCCGCTGCTGCGGCTGCTGGACGAGCTGGAGAACCGGCAGGCGCAGGTGGGGTACACGTTTTGA
- a CDS encoding nucleotidyltransferase family protein, translating to MKAMILAAGRGERMRPLTDRTPKPLLPVAGKPLIVWHLERLARAGIRDVVINHAHLGDQIEALLDDGSAWGVSIRYSEEPAGALETAGGIANALPLLANELGDEPFLVVNGDIWCDLDFAVLQTLAENDLAHLVLVPNPPHHPEGDFDFSGQGRLTFSGIGIYRPELFEDIGRGTKAKLAPLLRAALQAGRVSAERFDGRWEDVGTPERLAQLDRELRDSS from the coding sequence TTGAAAGCCATGATCCTCGCGGCGGGCCGCGGCGAGCGCATGCGCCCGCTCACCGACCGCACGCCCAAGCCGCTGCTGCCGGTGGCCGGCAAGCCGCTGATCGTCTGGCATCTCGAACGCCTCGCTCGCGCCGGCATCCGCGACGTCGTCATCAACCATGCGCACCTCGGCGACCAGATCGAGGCGCTGCTCGATGACGGTTCGGCCTGGGGCGTCTCCATCCGCTACTCGGAGGAGCCGGCGGGCGCGCTGGAAACCGCCGGCGGCATCGCCAATGCACTGCCGCTGTTGGCAAATGAGCTGGGCGACGAACCATTCCTCGTCGTCAACGGCGACATCTGGTGCGATCTCGATTTCGCCGTGCTGCAGACGCTGGCCGAGAATGATCTCGCCCACCTCGTGCTCGTGCCCAACCCACCGCACCACCCGGAGGGCGACTTCGACTTCTCCGGCCAGGGAAGGCTCACCTTCTCCGGGATTGGCATCTACAGGCCCGAACTGTTCGAAGACATCGGGCGCGGCACGAAGGCGAAGCTCGCGCCGCTCTTGCGCGCCGCGCTGCAAGCAGGCAGGGTGTCCGCCGAACGCTTCGACGGCCGATGGGAAGATGTCGGCACGCCGGAGCGACTTGCGCAACTCGACCGCGAACTGAGGGACTCGTCATGA